In the genome of Fructilactobacillus hinvesii, the window TTAGCAGCTTCATAATCTGCGTCACTCAGGCCCGCAAACCGGCTGTTCACATAACTAATGGCTTCCCCAATTTCAAACGATGAAGGAGCATAGCTATTAAATTCGTCAATTTGTTCTTCAGAAAGTCCCAAAGCATCAATCAGGCCTTGGTTCATTTGGTCCATAAATGATTCCGCCTTTTCAGCATCATCAGGGGTCTTTTTCAGTTCGTTTAATTCACGATTGAGCCGAATTCGTTTGATTTCTTTTTTCAGTTTGGCTGATTCAACTAGAGAATCAGTTTTGGATAATTTTTCCTGCAATTCAGCTAATTTAATGTCAGAATCGTCGTCTAATTCATTTAATTCTGCTTGAGTAGCTTCAATTTGCTGATCATTAACCTTTAAAGCCAGTTGGCTAAACTTTTTCCGGTTTTCAACCGTCTTTTTTAAAGAAACTGAGTTCTTTAATCCGATGTTTTGAAGATTCAATTTTAAAGTGGCCATAATTTCCTCCTAATGAAAAAAGCCGCCCGATTGTTCGTACTGTGAATTTCTTGGCGACTAAAAGTGTTTATTGATTTTTTTGATAAGTTACTACTGCGCTTTGATCAGCTGTAAACGTTCCTTGCAAAGGAATTGTTGATTTTTGATATTTATATCCTGGAACATCATCAGGAGTATCAATTACGTAAGGATCCCCAACTTCACCAGTAATCTGCTTGTCACTTAATCCCTCAATGGCTTTCCCATCCGTATCCTGGTAGTGAACAATAATCGTTTGACTAGCTGTTACTCGCTGCCGTGGTCCCATACTTATTTCCAGGGAAAACAACATCAAACAATTTCTTCAAGTCAAAGTTAGGGCTTGCAGATGAAGTCGTTCCCATCAATTGCTGGTTACCTTTGTCATCAAGGAAAACATTCTTATCCATTGGAGCCAGTGCTGAGTAGGTGTAAGCCGGATTAGATGCTGTTTGGTTCGTGTTATCAGTTTGGTGATTGATCGTTGGTAGAATCATGTTCCCATTTGAGAAGCATTCATACTTTTTCGTACCATCGTATTTTTTCGAAACTAAAATCATGGCCACATGTGGTTTTGAAGAACTAGTCCGTACTGTAATGCCCGTAGTTGGGTCAGTATAAGACCCAACACACTTCATCATCGGTTCCTCATCAGCATCTAATAGCGTCAATGCCACTTCGATTTCTGGAGAACCATAGGTAACCCGTTTCTTGGTATCATTGGCCCACTGAGCTTGACCCTTTTGTTCAATTCCAGTGATGTTAGCTTGCGTGGTACCCCGTTCGTTTCCTTCAACAAAATAAAGACCACTATCACTCAATCCATTAGAACCAGTGATTACTTGACCTTTATCATCCTTGACTGCCAAGATTACAAGCTCAATCCCGTGAGTGGCAATCGTTGTTCTTACTGTGTCATCAGCCATTACTTATTCTCCTTTTCTATTAAAACGTTGCTAACAAAAAAAGACCGGGTAATTTGATGCGATTCCGGATCCGTAATGTGCGGATCAGAACGCTCAATCGTCCAGCCTTTTTCGGTTAATTTATGAGTTAAATCAGATTCAGCTGTCATTAAGTTAAAGGCAGCTGATTTTTTGTAATAAATTTGAATTTCTACGGTAGCCATCCAGGCTTTAAAACCATCATTAGCATATCCGGTTGGCGTATTTTGTACTTCAGAAAGCACCACAACCGTTTCATTCGTTCCGTCCAGTGATGGGACTGTCAAACTAGAAACAACCTTGTCAATCCAAGATAAGTTGAATGATTTAATTAGTTTGGCCACTTGAACAACTGGCAGCAGCATTAGTTACCACCTCTTTCAAACTCTTTGACCATCGCTTTGAAGATATCCTGCTTAGAATTACTTACCGTTTCATCAACAAAATGATCACCAACCAAATGACGTGAGGTCCCGTTATTTAGAAACATGGCCCGAACACCCCAATCAATTTTGTTGGTCTTATCGTAATTAAATCCAACTACTGAATTACCATTTTTGATGTTGTCGATATCCTTATCTTGCGAAACAATATTGTCGGCCAAATGCTTATGCTCGCCTTTGCGATAATGCTTTTGCTTTGTAACTTTTTCCAAGTTAGTTTTTAAGACCTGGGCTCCAGCTTGAGTAATTTGAGTTTTTCTCTCCGTGTCCGGAACTGCTTGTTGTAGCATTTTCTGCATTTCAAGTAGTTGTTCGTCTAAATCGTTCATCTTAGTTCCTCTCGCTAACCTGACGGATTGTGAGAATGTCATATCCATTAAATCCAAATGAATCATCCGGTTGATAGCTGATGATGTTGCAAAGTTCACCATCATAACGAACTTGTAACTGCTCAGAAATACGGTCATCGTGGCGAACCATAATGTCGACCGTGTCCCCAAGCTTTAAATCATTGGCCCGCCATTGCAATCCACGACTTCGCTTTAACGGAGCCGCTTTGGCTTTAAACGTTGGAATGGGCATTGGCTTAGATTGACCGGTATTTTCATCAATATCGTCATCACCTAATTTGTAAAATTGAACGGTATAACAAAAGGCAGATAACTTGGGAATTTTCATCCTTGGTCACCTGCCTTTTCGGCTTTTTCTTGTTCAATTAAATACATTCCGCGTAAACTCCCAATGTAAGATTTTCCGGTCAGATTCGATTCATATTGTTGCGCATTCGCATAAGCAATTCGATTGGTGAAATTAGTGCCAGCAAACGCGAAAACAGCTTGCTTGTACAAGTCAAAGGCGTCACTACCTTTGGAATAAAAGCCAGGTAATTCAAACCCGATTGCGTTTTGCACATAAGATTCAGCTGCTTTCAGACACATGCGACAAATTCCATCATCGTCGTTGCTTAAAACGTTCATAAACTCTTTGAATTCTTCAAGCGTTGGGTCATCTTCCAGCTGATAATCAATCATTACTTGCTACCCGTTGACTTGGAAGAATCATCCGCCTGCGTAGTGGTGTCAGTTGAAATCATCGGCACTGAATCAGCGATGTTGTTGAAGTAACCAAGCGCAAAACCATCCGGTTGCATAACCTTAGAATCAAACCGATCCAGGAACCGGATCACGTTAGCGTTTTCCAAGAATGCCAGTGAAGGATCCAAA includes:
- a CDS encoding phage head closure protein, with product MKIPKLSAFCYTVQFYKLGDDDIDENTGQSKPMPIPTFKAKAAPLKRSRGLQWRANDLKLGDTVDIMVRHDDRISEQLQVRYDGELCNIISYQPDDSFGFNGYDILTIRQVSERN
- a CDS encoding phage tail tube assembly chaperone, yielding MATLKLNLQNIGLKNSVSLKKTVENRKKFSQLALKVNDQQIEATQAELNELDDDSDIKLAELQEKLSKTDSLVESAKLKKEIKRIRLNRELNELKKTPDDAEKAESFMDQMNQGLIDALGLSEEQIDEFNSYAPSSFEIGEAISYVNSRFAGLSDADYEAAKKEQSSVLQDPKAS
- a CDS encoding HK97-gp10 family putative phage morphogenesis protein, with the protein product MNDLDEQLLEMQKMLQQAVPDTERKTQITQAGAQVLKTNLEKVTKQKHYRKGEHKHLADNIVSQDKDIDNIKNGNSVVGFNYDKTNKIDWGVRAMFLNNGTSRHLVGDHFVDETVSNSKQDIFKAMVKEFERGGN
- a CDS encoding phage tail protein, encoding MADDTVRTTIATHGIELVILAVKDDKGQVITGSNGLSDSGLYFVEGNERGTTQANITGIEQKGQAQWANDTKKRVTYGSPEIEVALTLLDADEEPMMKCVGSYTDPTTGITVRTSSSKPHVAMILVSKKYDGTKKYECFSNGNMILPTINHQTDNTNQTASNPAYTYSALAPMDKNVFLDDKGNQQLMGTTSSASPNFDLKKLFDVVFPGNKYGTTAASNS
- a CDS encoding DUF806 family protein, with the protein product MLLPVVQVAKLIKSFNLSWIDKVVSSLTVPSLDGTNETVVVLSEVQNTPTGYANDGFKAWMATVEIQIYYKKSAAFNLMTAESDLTHKLTEKGWTIERSDPHITDPESHQITRSFFVSNVLIEKENK
- a CDS encoding MucBP domain-containing protein; translation: MGPRQRVTASQTIIVHYQDTDGKAIEGLSDKQITGEVGDPYVIDTPDDVPGYKYQKSTIPLQGTFTADQSAVVTYQKNQ
- a CDS encoding head-tail connector protein, which codes for MIDYQLEDDPTLEEFKEFMNVLSNDDDGICRMCLKAAESYVQNAIGFELPGFYSKGSDAFDLYKQAVFAFAGTNFTNRIAYANAQQYESNLTGKSYIGSLRGMYLIEQEKAEKAGDQG